From Phycisphaerae bacterium, the proteins below share one genomic window:
- a CDS encoding glycosyltransferase family 1 protein, with translation MELIVDGIIYCLQSKGGISRLFREILLRMCETDDSLNITLLIKGRLKQALPRHRHIKHRSIPDIERYLRPKRIWSLLIPAADGLIQKILIGQGSGKVWHSTYYTLPQRWKGHSVVTVHDMIFEQFRDFYNGQNADLLRDRKQQCIRSADAVICVSETTRRDVKNFYGFNSDSIYVVPNACSDVFRQLEQSVDTSRLPTDRPFLLYVGIRSPYKNFGMLMQAYSKWHRQKEVTLVLVGARPWSDDERRQLARLQIQDCVHLLQDVDDETLCRLYNKAAAFVFPSLCEGFGIPLLEAMTCGCPIVASRIPSTIEVAGDCPIYFDPAEEDDLLIALDTALSEGRNSARIQTGLKRVKSYSWDKTAAQTLEVYRNLYA, from the coding sequence ATGGAACTTATAGTTGATGGCATTATCTACTGTTTGCAGTCGAAAGGCGGGATTTCAAGACTTTTCCGTGAAATCCTTCTGCGGATGTGCGAAACCGATGACTCATTAAACATAACTCTTTTGATAAAAGGCCGACTAAAACAGGCGCTGCCTCGGCATCGGCACATTAAACATCGTTCTATTCCTGATATCGAGCGTTATCTGCGTCCAAAGCGAATATGGAGCTTACTTATACCAGCGGCTGACGGCCTTATTCAAAAAATATTGATTGGACAAGGTTCAGGAAAGGTTTGGCATTCGACCTACTACACTTTACCGCAAAGATGGAAGGGACATTCGGTTGTGACGGTTCATGATATGATATTTGAACAGTTCCGTGATTTCTACAACGGCCAAAACGCTGATCTTCTCAGAGACAGAAAGCAGCAGTGTATCCGCAGTGCTGATGCCGTGATTTGTGTTTCTGAGACCACCCGCAGGGATGTAAAAAACTTCTATGGGTTTAATTCCGACTCTATTTATGTAGTGCCGAATGCGTGCAGCGATGTTTTCAGACAACTGGAGCAAAGTGTAGATACCTCCAGGCTTCCAACCGACCGGCCTTTCTTGCTTTATGTTGGTATTCGCAGTCCTTACAAGAATTTTGGTATGTTGATGCAAGCCTACAGTAAGTGGCACCGGCAAAAGGAAGTGACGCTTGTATTGGTAGGAGCAAGACCTTGGTCGGACGATGAACGGCGGCAGCTTGCGCGGTTGCAAATACAGGACTGTGTTCATCTATTGCAGGATGTTGATGATGAAACACTTTGTCGTCTTTATAATAAAGCGGCTGCATTTGTTTTCCCCTCCCTTTGTGAGGGCTTTGGCATACCCTTGCTTGAGGCAATGACCTGCGGCTGTCCGATTGTTGCTTCCCGTATTCCCTCTACGATTGAGGTGGCGGGAGACTGCCCGATATATTTCGACCCTGCAGAAGAAGATGATTTGCTCATCGCTTTGGATACTGCTTTGTCCGAGGGGCGAAACTCCGCAAGAATACAGACAGGCCTTAAGAGGGTCAAATCCTATTCTTGGGATAAGACAGCCGCTCAAACACTGGAAGTATATCGAAATTTATATGCCTAA
- a CDS encoding polysaccharide pyruvyl transferase family protein — translation MKIGILTFHDGINYGAFFQVYSLQSFLLQHGFDCQVINYKSPGFTKREYRVFLKLRRPVYFVRNVRKIIQFKKAHKKLRLTKRIFTLKGLSKLLFGRIIIGSDEVWNFSTRLIGYDPVYFSQGLQAERIISYGASFGSIKANQPVPEQLKEALGRIAHISVRDDNSADIMRVISDKPVRIVLDPTFLVDLSSEAVLPREKGFILVYGSFSSKMVRKIVEYARFVGRKTISVGYRLPWCDVSLDTLSPFQWLGYFAAADCVITTMFHGMIYSILNQKEFCMFITPYRQNKLGNFPSDIKLSERIVDENVSLKDVFSRKIDYSQVNSILQTKRNDSAKFLLEAL, via the coding sequence ATGAAGATTGGGATATTGACTTTTCATGATGGGATTAATTATGGTGCCTTTTTCCAGGTCTATTCTTTACAAAGTTTTCTGTTGCAGCACGGATTTGACTGTCAGGTGATAAATTATAAAAGTCCCGGTTTTACAAAGCGAGAATACCGGGTTTTCTTGAAGCTGCGGCGGCCTGTTTACTTTGTGCGGAACGTCAGAAAAATTATTCAGTTTAAAAAAGCTCATAAGAAGCTTCGGCTGACTAAAAGAATCTTTACACTAAAAGGACTTTCGAAATTATTATTTGGCAGGATTATTATAGGTAGTGACGAAGTTTGGAATTTTAGTACACGGCTGATTGGATATGATCCTGTATATTTTTCACAGGGGCTTCAGGCAGAGCGAATTATATCTTATGGAGCGAGTTTTGGCAGTATAAAAGCAAACCAGCCTGTTCCAGAGCAGCTCAAAGAGGCCCTTGGCCGAATAGCACATATTTCGGTTAGGGATGATAATTCTGCCGACATAATGCGTGTTATAAGTGATAAGCCTGTGCGAATTGTGTTGGACCCGACTTTTCTTGTTGACTTGAGTTCTGAAGCTGTCTTGCCTCGCGAAAAAGGATTTATTCTGGTATATGGCAGCTTCAGTAGTAAGATGGTTCGCAAGATTGTTGAGTATGCTAGGTTTGTTGGTCGGAAGACTATTTCGGTTGGTTATAGATTGCCCTGGTGCGATGTCAGTCTCGATACCCTCAGTCCGTTTCAATGGCTCGGCTATTTTGCCGCAGCGGATTGTGTCATAACCACTATGTTTCACGGTATGATATATTCAATCCTGAATCAGAAAGAATTCTGTATGTTTATCACGCCTTATCGACAAAATAAATTGGGAAATTTTCCATCAGACATCAAGCTCTCTGAACGTATAGTTGATGAAAATGTCTCTCTCAAAGATGTTTTTTCGCGTAAGATTGATTACTCGCAGGTCAATTCAATACTTCAAACGAAGCGCAACGACTCGGCGAAATTCTTGCTTGAAGCCCTATAG
- a CDS encoding Coenzyme F420 hydrogenase/dehydrogenase, beta subunit C-terminal domain, with amino-acid sequence MPKTEAETIKYKNVCDVIVRNDLCVGCGLCAGICPEGALQIVWNNYGEYVPAEQAGRCTECGLCLGVCPFWNQQENETTLAEREFKDQSGIQHNPITGLFLDLFAGYSKVDNHRSSAAGGGLTTWLLEKLFTEQLVDHVCCVVPDNDAGTLFRFAIVNSIGDIRNASRSVYYPVELSKVVSEILNVDAKYAVVGLPCVLKGLRLAMLHNTGLKKKIVALVGLVCGQQKSRFFAEYLCAVCGGCPSKLKSASFRVKDQGRHHLDHRFEFICGSGQNETAGYVYQSQGMGWLWGHDCFKINACNFCDDIMAEVADVTFGDAVAEPYCYGNMGANFVVVRSQVIRNLLVSGASAGEIILDEVPVESVIAREKDVALQKRDDLMHRLYELNNRHDSSYVPVKRIAARRRFNPCRNLDMCIRDQLRKVSRESYAEFRHLPGVGLVIQKAMSKVLENFTAKSWRYHFLLGIACITRLVRVSFDNLMQRLRKLI; translated from the coding sequence ATGCCTAAGACGGAGGCGGAAACAATTAAATATAAAAATGTTTGTGACGTTATTGTGCGCAACGACTTGTGTGTTGGTTGTGGTCTCTGTGCGGGTATCTGTCCTGAAGGCGCTCTGCAGATTGTCTGGAATAACTACGGCGAATATGTGCCTGCGGAACAAGCTGGCAGATGCACCGAGTGCGGATTGTGTCTTGGCGTTTGCCCCTTCTGGAATCAGCAGGAAAACGAAACCACTTTGGCGGAGCGTGAGTTTAAGGATCAAAGTGGAATTCAGCATAATCCTATCACCGGTTTATTCCTGGATCTCTTTGCAGGATACTCTAAGGTCGATAACCACCGAAGCAGTGCAGCAGGCGGAGGACTGACAACTTGGTTGCTTGAAAAGTTATTTACTGAGCAACTGGTCGATCACGTTTGTTGTGTTGTGCCTGATAATGATGCCGGTACTTTGTTCCGCTTCGCAATTGTTAATTCAATCGGCGACATTCGCAATGCCTCTCGTTCTGTGTATTATCCCGTTGAACTATCAAAGGTAGTTTCTGAGATTCTCAATGTCGATGCCAAATATGCTGTTGTTGGTTTGCCCTGTGTCCTCAAAGGATTGCGACTTGCCATGCTGCATAATACGGGCTTGAAGAAAAAAATTGTTGCTCTTGTCGGATTAGTATGTGGCCAGCAGAAAAGCAGGTTTTTTGCCGAATATCTTTGTGCTGTCTGTGGAGGATGTCCTTCCAAACTTAAATCCGCATCTTTCAGAGTCAAAGACCAAGGCAGGCATCACCTTGATCATCGTTTTGAGTTTATTTGTGGCTCCGGACAAAATGAAACTGCTGGATACGTCTATCAATCACAAGGAATGGGCTGGCTGTGGGGGCACGATTGTTTCAAGATAAATGCTTGCAACTTTTGTGATGATATTATGGCTGAAGTTGCTGATGTGACGTTCGGTGACGCAGTAGCCGAGCCTTATTGTTATGGTAATATGGGAGCAAACTTTGTGGTAGTGCGCTCACAGGTAATTCGTAACTTGTTGGTTAGTGGTGCTTCTGCGGGAGAAATTATTCTTGACGAGGTGCCCGTAGAGTCTGTAATTGCCAGGGAGAAGGACGTTGCTTTGCAGAAACGTGATGACCTTATGCATCGGCTTTACGAACTCAATAACAGGCACGATTCATCTTATGTTCCTGTGAAGCGCATAGCAGCACGCCGAAGGTTTAATCCTTGCCGCAATCTTGATATGTGTATTCGCGACCAGCTCAGGAAAGTTAGCCGTGAAAGCTATGCGGAATTCAGACATTTACCCGGCGTAGGATTAGTAATTCAAAAAGCTATGAGCAAGGTACTTGAGAATTTTACCGCAAAAAGTTGGAGATATCACTTTCTTCTTGGCATCGCCTGTATCACAAGACTTGTCCGGGTATCGTTTGACAACTTGATGCAAAGACTGCGTAAGTTAATTTGA
- a CDS encoding KpsF/GutQ family sugar-phosphate isomerase, whose translation MNRVISNISKMETKKKAVVELHQQKSKDKFISYAKEVFKIEAEAITELSQRVDDVFSKAVKVILECNGRVIVCGMGKSGIIGRKISCTLASTGTPSFFMHPAEAFHGDLGMIKKEDILMLISYSGETEEILKIIPFLKGNGNRIISMTGNPNSTIASSSQYHLNVNVKREACPLKIAPTTSATVSLVMGDAITIALMRERGFKAEDFARFHPGGSVGRMLLTRVEDVMVKNNLPIITEYSDIKDVIQVMTSGRWGTSVVVDSKEHVIGIITDGDLRRALSKHGDILMLKARDIMTKNPKTISKDLKLYEAEKIFNTYEIITLLVCSGEGKLLGLLSISMVCTPKTNRIS comes from the coding sequence ATGAATAGGGTAATTTCCAACATATCCAAAATGGAAACAAAGAAAAAAGCGGTAGTAGAGTTGCATCAGCAAAAGTCTAAAGATAAGTTCATATCCTATGCTAAGGAAGTATTTAAGATAGAAGCTGAAGCAATAACGGAGCTTTCACAGCGGGTTGATGATGTGTTTTCAAAAGCCGTTAAGGTGATATTGGAATGCAATGGAAGAGTAATTGTCTGTGGAATGGGCAAGTCCGGCATTATCGGTCGAAAAATATCGTGTACGTTGGCCTCGACAGGTACGCCGAGCTTTTTTATGCACCCAGCGGAAGCATTTCATGGCGACCTCGGTATGATAAAGAAAGAAGATATCTTGATGCTAATTTCATATTCGGGAGAAACTGAAGAGATACTGAAAATTATTCCCTTCTTAAAGGGCAACGGTAACCGGATTATTTCGATGACAGGAAACCCAAATTCCACAATAGCAAGCAGCTCTCAATATCATTTGAATGTGAATGTCAAAAGGGAGGCTTGCCCGCTCAAAATAGCTCCGACCACTTCTGCCACTGTTTCTTTAGTGATGGGGGATGCAATCACCATCGCACTAATGAGAGAAAGAGGATTTAAGGCCGAAGATTTCGCAAGATTTCATCCCGGAGGAAGCGTCGGGAGAATGCTGCTAACGAGGGTAGAGGATGTTATGGTTAAGAATAATCTGCCAATCATCACAGAATATTCTGATATAAAAGATGTGATTCAAGTTATGACCTCCGGCCGATGGGGTACGAGTGTGGTTGTTGACAGCAAGGAACATGTAATCGGTATAATCACTGACGGGGACTTACGAAGGGCATTGAGCAAACACGGGGATATACTGATGCTCAAAGCACGTGATATTATGACGAAAAATCCCAAGACTATTAGTAAAGACTTAAAACTTTATGAGGCTGAGAAGATATTCAATACTTACGAAATTATTACGCTACTCGTTTGCAGTGGAGAAGGCAAACTGCTCGGCTTGCTGTCAATTTCAATGGTTTGTACGCCGAAGACTAATAGGATTAGTTAG
- a CDS encoding methyltransferase domain-containing protein has protein sequence MIVSEIMNSPDKYVLKLPVVSLKELADAVNNGNEGVVFITDGTNILKGVVTDADVKRFIANGDTLIDNILHLMNTNPTTIDSESDASIALRIMRERSINVLPVMIGNKQIIGILTLQSLLSVSSPERLYIRNPEQDSESDENIDRHVSRYKFAEGFLGKNGIFLDCACGSGYGTKILSSKAQKIVGADFAQDAIDFANSYHSGENIEYICKDVGSLSFDDSFFDAIVSYETLEHLPQDKCLNFLNKISNWLKPDGLFIGSSPMLRYKNGQPYITNAYHINEMPKEELIRTFHKYLNGFKIHVYHQKQNSFVPLCDENSGFCIIVARKRG, from the coding sequence ATGATAGTAAGCGAAATAATGAACTCGCCGGATAAATATGTCTTAAAACTTCCGGTTGTGAGTCTGAAAGAATTAGCTGATGCTGTCAATAACGGCAATGAAGGTGTGGTTTTTATCACAGATGGTACAAATATTTTGAAAGGGGTTGTAACAGATGCTGATGTCAAAAGATTTATCGCTAATGGAGATACCTTGATAGATAATATTCTGCATCTTATGAATACCAATCCGACAACCATTGATTCTGAATCAGATGCAAGTATTGCGCTTAGAATTATGAGGGAAAGGTCTATAAATGTTTTGCCTGTAATGATTGGGAATAAGCAAATCATAGGTATTTTAACTCTACAGAGCCTGCTTTCCGTGTCTTCTCCGGAAAGATTATATATACGGAATCCCGAGCAGGATTCAGAGAGCGATGAGAATATAGACAGGCATGTGAGTCGATATAAATTTGCAGAGGGTTTTTTAGGCAAAAATGGCATTTTTTTGGATTGTGCATGCGGCTCAGGTTACGGGACAAAAATATTATCAAGTAAAGCACAAAAAATTGTCGGTGCGGATTTTGCTCAAGACGCGATAGATTTTGCTAACTCTTATCATTCCGGGGAAAATATCGAGTATATTTGCAAAGACGTCGGCAGTCTATCTTTTGATGATTCATTCTTTGATGCAATAGTTTCTTACGAGACATTAGAGCATCTACCCCAAGATAAGTGTTTAAACTTTCTTAATAAAATATCAAACTGGTTAAAACCGGATGGTTTGTTTATCGGCTCATCTCCAATGCTTCGTTACAAGAATGGTCAGCCGTATATTACCAATGCTTATCACATAAACGAAATGCCAAAAGAGGAATTAATAAGGACATTTCATAAATACTTGAACGGCTTTAAAATTCATGTATATCACCAGAAACAAAACTCATTTGTTCCTTTGTGTGATGAAAACTCGGGATTCTGTATTATTGTCGCAAGAAAAAGAGGCTGA
- a CDS encoding SPASM domain-containing protein → MNPQRTISKNLKRVDELIAKSTKITDDGIPLLSWVEVSLTEFCNRKCVFCPKIDDSIAPNLRLEMPEKLCRKIAEELKEINFEGTVMLAGYGEPMAAKSLIGATKAFSAVCNTEITTNGDYLSVESIKEMIAAGIGKIVVSMYDGEFQIAKFKEMFTKAGVGEDKYILRDRWYSEDLGFGVKLTNRAGVVKVGHQGEVDPNKQCFYPHYSIMIDWNGDVFLCTQDWQRRVKAGNLNIHSLYEVWTSDIMRKYRGHLYKGKRDLFPCNQCNARGTLHGRKHAEIWDSYYTKKK, encoded by the coding sequence ATGAATCCCCAAAGAACGATCAGTAAAAACCTGAAAAGAGTTGATGAATTAATTGCTAAAAGCACAAAAATTACCGATGATGGTATTCCTCTACTGTCTTGGGTTGAAGTTAGTCTCACTGAATTTTGTAACAGAAAATGTGTATTTTGTCCCAAAATAGATGACTCTATCGCCCCTAATCTGAGATTGGAAATGCCAGAAAAACTCTGCAGGAAGATAGCAGAAGAATTAAAGGAGATAAACTTTGAAGGTACAGTTATGCTGGCTGGCTATGGCGAACCGATGGCTGCAAAGAGTTTAATAGGAGCAACAAAAGCCTTTTCCGCTGTTTGTAATACCGAGATTACAACAAACGGAGACTATTTGAGCGTTGAATCTATTAAGGAAATGATTGCCGCCGGAATTGGCAAAATTGTTGTGAGTATGTATGATGGAGAATTTCAAATAGCTAAATTTAAAGAAATGTTTACTAAGGCGGGTGTGGGAGAAGATAAATATATTCTTCGTGATAGATGGTATTCTGAAGACCTTGGCTTTGGTGTTAAGTTGACTAATCGTGCTGGCGTAGTTAAAGTGGGACATCAAGGAGAGGTAGACCCCAATAAACAATGTTTTTACCCGCATTATTCAATAATGATTGATTGGAACGGCGATGTTTTTTTATGTACACAGGACTGGCAAAGACGTGTAAAGGCAGGGAATTTGAACATTCACTCCTTATATGAGGTGTGGACATCCGACATCATGAGAAAATACAGAGGTCATCTTTATAAGGGGAAAAGAGACTTGTTTCCGTGTAATCAGTGTAATGCAAGGGGTACTTTGCATGGTAGAAAACATGCTGAGATTTGGGATAGTTATTATACTAAAAAGAAGTGA
- a CDS encoding radical SAM protein has translation MIVFLADLQNSYYRYLRNSIPIGMGYVAAYLKSRFGKDVDVHLFRRFEEIYEALKDTTPHLAAFGSYCWNTKLTLNTAKYIRERCPDAVTAIGGPDASPFPGMLDKDLCANRHVDFYLPNEGEAPAANLMETLLNLNDPEKVRRTMIRGCLSLKPGTSEVWGEVIDRFEGDINEIPSPYFDGLMDRFLSDIDYMPSIQVTRGCPYQCTFCVSGKKNWCKLKTFDLSRVKAEIDYVAARTKNSFMRFADENLGLLPSHLEIVEYLMKKRKETGFPQSGSIYTDKHLTERVKQIVFLMREIIPLCVSYQSLTPEVLKNIKRVNLGEQEVQDVIKFARQNNLILVSELIFMLPGETVQTFLASVQKLVDHRFESMEIQPLQILKGTEMDTPQDRAKYGVKTMFAAGEKGYTRHPALENIEIDEWVVANNTISKEEHFKTLRFIYLLDFAHYRSYLKEFLFFFECHGVRTTKLLMRIVDSPDTCQILSTTAAKYEAGIREFLYETPEQVVDYVHRKIAGGEELLGFYDLRRTIMVELLMADKFANVIDEIAAIGTMICKEQSGSLPDGFEDELAIIKEIVFNSFIPIHRRVPLEVTVESPFDVRGWIVDNYSKPLSAYRLKTPVKLTLKIRGYSFYEDIWAMQETDLTKYRKAFRVFTSANRRRALVAPSDSEPQQAKSTKGIVEVDVSKKNDASLGSIRK, from the coding sequence ATGATTGTTTTTCTGGCAGACCTACAAAATTCCTACTATCGCTACTTGCGAAATTCTATACCAATCGGCATGGGCTATGTCGCTGCGTACTTAAAAAGTCGCTTTGGAAAGGATGTTGATGTACACCTATTCCGCCGGTTTGAAGAAATATACGAAGCGCTCAAGGACACAACTCCGCATCTTGCTGCTTTTGGTTCCTACTGCTGGAATACCAAACTCACTCTTAACACAGCCAAGTATATCCGTGAGCGTTGCCCGGATGCGGTGACCGCAATTGGCGGGCCCGATGCTTCACCTTTCCCAGGCATGTTGGACAAGGATTTGTGTGCAAACCGACATGTTGATTTTTATCTGCCGAACGAAGGTGAAGCGCCCGCCGCAAATCTTATGGAAACGCTTTTGAATCTAAACGACCCTGAGAAGGTGCGTCGGACTATGATTAGAGGCTGTCTTTCCCTTAAGCCCGGCACATCTGAGGTATGGGGTGAAGTGATAGACCGTTTTGAAGGTGATATTAATGAAATTCCATCACCTTACTTTGATGGTTTGATGGATCGTTTTTTGAGTGATATTGACTATATGCCAAGTATCCAGGTTACGCGTGGCTGTCCATATCAATGTACGTTCTGTGTGTCCGGCAAGAAGAACTGGTGCAAATTGAAGACATTTGATTTGTCGCGAGTTAAAGCGGAAATCGATTATGTAGCTGCACGAACGAAAAATTCTTTTATGCGATTTGCTGATGAAAATTTGGGCCTTTTGCCGAGCCATCTCGAAATAGTTGAATACCTGATGAAAAAAAGGAAAGAAACCGGTTTTCCTCAAAGCGGCTCGATTTACACGGATAAACACCTAACAGAGCGGGTCAAGCAAATTGTCTTTCTGATGCGGGAGATTATACCACTTTGTGTCAGCTATCAGTCGTTGACGCCGGAGGTGCTGAAAAACATAAAACGGGTAAATCTAGGCGAACAAGAGGTGCAGGACGTTATAAAATTTGCGCGACAGAATAATCTAATTCTTGTAAGCGAACTGATATTTATGCTTCCCGGCGAGACCGTGCAGACGTTCCTGGCTTCCGTTCAAAAGTTGGTGGATCATAGGTTTGAGAGTATGGAGATTCAGCCGTTGCAGATTCTAAAAGGTACTGAGATGGATACTCCACAGGACCGTGCCAAATATGGCGTCAAGACTATGTTTGCCGCAGGTGAAAAGGGCTACACCAGACACCCTGCATTAGAGAATATCGAAATAGATGAGTGGGTTGTAGCTAATAACACCATCTCCAAAGAAGAACATTTCAAGACTCTGCGATTTATTTATCTTCTTGATTTTGCCCATTATCGAAGCTACCTCAAAGAATTTTTGTTCTTTTTTGAATGTCATGGCGTTCGTACCACAAAGCTTCTTATGCGAATTGTTGATAGTCCTGATACTTGCCAGATACTCTCGACGACCGCAGCGAAATATGAAGCAGGAATACGAGAATTTCTTTATGAGACCCCTGAGCAAGTTGTGGATTACGTGCATAGGAAAATTGCCGGTGGTGAGGAACTATTGGGTTTCTACGACCTCAGGAGAACGATAATGGTAGAGCTTCTGATGGCCGATAAGTTCGCCAACGTAATTGATGAAATAGCTGCAATTGGTACGATGATTTGCAAAGAACAATCAGGTAGCCTACCCGATGGCTTCGAAGATGAACTGGCAATAATCAAAGAGATAGTGTTCAATTCATTTATTCCTATACACCGCAGGGTACCGCTTGAGGTAACTGTCGAAAGCCCATTCGATGTGCGCGGCTGGATTGTGGACAATTATAGTAAACCTTTGTCCGCTTACAGGCTCAAAACCCCTGTCAAGTTAACCTTGAAGATACGTGGTTATAGTTTTTATGAAGATATATGGGCGATGCAGGAAACTGATCTGACCAAGTACCGAAAAGCTTTTCGTGTTTTCACATCAGCTAATCGTCGACGAGCTTTAGTCGCACCATCAGATTCAGAACCACAGCAAGCCAAATCAACCAAGGGTATAGTGGAAGTTGATGTGTCGAAAAAAAACGACGCCTCACTCGGTTCTATACGCAAATAG
- a CDS encoding aminotransferase class III-fold pyridoxal phosphate-dependent enzyme: MGKSFVMGLSNISEEVYNKFKNSQAKTIERLNRECVNNYVLNEQYGLNDKKIYIKKAYGPYLEDFDDNRYIDTAMGGGTFLLGHAPAFILDQVRKKIDDGTLYTMPTFIPHEFAKLVSKCISHFSSFVFCNSGSEATMRVMRIARAFTKKKKIGIFSGGWHGSHDGSLVGDNYETDKDNPGSYLLSGGIPEEFLNLVVLLPYNNDRAFEIILKHKNDLALVFIEPSQGSNPRDDVKDFLLKLRDITAENDILLGFDEIITGFRLALGGGQEYYNIKADIATYGKAVGGGFPVGIIGGREEVMNVIKKDHIFMGGTFSANPITTFSGMMVLKHLMQNSDTIYPSMFELGNLLKTRMNDLCVRKSIPIRMQGIGSMLRLIFTDYPIKSRRDRDEYECDRGIQDLFYTEMLNRGVHVGSNRIVFLSTAHTISVVKELIDIYTNTFEYFSKKGLWEIALSCPVNNLNHLSRKGLGGIEKYRYP; the protein is encoded by the coding sequence GTGGGAAAGAGTTTTGTTATGGGATTGAGCAATATCAGCGAAGAAGTTTACAACAAATTCAAGAACAGCCAGGCTAAAACCATAGAAAGGTTGAATAGAGAATGTGTAAACAACTATGTTCTTAACGAACAATATGGATTAAACGATAAAAAAATATACATAAAGAAAGCTTATGGGCCCTATTTGGAAGACTTTGATGATAACAGGTACATCGATACCGCGATGGGAGGTGGGACATTTCTCTTGGGACATGCCCCCGCTTTTATTCTAGATCAGGTAAGAAAAAAAATTGACGATGGTACTTTATACACCATGCCAACGTTTATTCCTCATGAATTTGCAAAACTAGTCAGTAAATGTATTTCTCATTTCAGCAGCTTTGTCTTTTGTAATAGTGGTTCAGAGGCAACTATGCGTGTGATGAGAATTGCTCGGGCATTTACCAAAAAAAAGAAAATTGGCATTTTCAGTGGTGGATGGCATGGCTCACACGATGGTAGTCTCGTAGGTGACAATTATGAGACTGATAAAGATAATCCTGGTTCTTATCTTCTATCCGGGGGCATACCGGAGGAATTTTTGAATTTGGTAGTACTGCTACCTTATAATAATGACAGGGCATTTGAAATTATTCTCAAGCATAAAAATGACCTAGCCTTGGTTTTTATTGAACCCAGCCAGGGTTCAAACCCAAGAGATGATGTTAAGGATTTTCTGCTCAAATTAAGAGATATCACCGCCGAGAATGATATTTTGTTAGGATTTGATGAAATAATCACTGGATTCAGATTAGCTTTAGGTGGAGGCCAGGAATACTATAACATAAAAGCTGACATTGCAACCTACGGGAAAGCGGTTGGTGGTGGTTTTCCTGTAGGAATAATTGGTGGGCGGGAGGAAGTTATGAATGTGATAAAAAAGGACCATATTTTTATGGGTGGGACTTTTTCTGCGAATCCTATAACAACTTTTTCAGGGATGATGGTATTGAAACACCTGATGCAAAATTCCGATACGATATATCCATCTATGTTTGAATTAGGAAATCTTCTCAAAACTCGGATGAATGACCTTTGTGTTCGAAAGAGTATTCCTATAAGAATGCAGGGCATCGGTTCCATGTTAAGGTTGATTTTTACAGACTATCCAATAAAATCAAGACGGGACCGGGATGAGTATGAATGTGATAGAGGGATCCAGGATTTGTTTTACACCGAAATGCTGAATAGAGGGGTACACGTTGGAAGCAACAGAATAGTTTTTTTATCTACGGCTCATACGATTAGCGTGGTAAAAGAATTGATAGATATATATACAAACACTTTTGAGTATTTCTCAAAAAAAGGACTTTGGGAAATAGCCCTGAGTTGCCCAGTCAATAATTTGAACCATCTGAGCCGTAAAGGCCTCGGTGGAATCGAAAAATATCGATATCCTTAA